In the genome of Oncorhynchus masou masou isolate Uvic2021 chromosome 26, UVic_Omas_1.1, whole genome shotgun sequence, one region contains:
- the LOC135514889 gene encoding 6-phosphofructo-2-kinase/fructose-2,6-bisphosphatase 3-like, producing MLTQNRIQKIWIPSKDDKPAVPRRLTGAPHLANPPTVIVMVGLPARGKTYMSRKLTRYLNWIGMPTKVFNVGEYRREAVKNYSSYDFFKADNESALKIRQQCALAALRDVKSYLTEEGGQVAVFDATNTTRDRRDMILDFGSENGFKIFFIESVCDDPSVIATNIMEVKVSCPDYQDCNKTDAMEDFHKRIECYRVHYAPLDPDQYDRSLSFIKVIDVGRRFLVNRIQDHVQSKIVYYLMNIHVQPRVIYLCRHGESMHNLQGRLGGDSGLSPRGRKFSGALSMFVNEQNLTDLKVWTNQMCCSIQTAESLGVPYEQWKALNEIDAGVCEEMTYDEVKEKYPEEFALRDQDKYYYRYPTGESYQDLVQRVEPVIMELERQENVLVICHQAVMRCLLAYFLDKSAEEMPYLKCPLHTVLKLTPIAYGCKVESISLNVEAVNTHRERPEEMKKNPGTLIRRNSVTPLTSPEPNIKKPRIDGLDESLQELPPSPMSLCTPSHLTLAGQNMKRKSNNRHEILQLC from the exons ATGCTTACTCAGAACAGGATACAAAAGATCTGGATTCCTTCAAAGGATGACAAACCGGCAGTCCCCCGGCGAT tgaCAGGGGCCCCACATCTGGCCAACCCCCCCACAGTGATTGTGATGGTGGGTCTGCCAGCCAGGGGGAAGACCTATATGTCCAGGAAACTCACCCGATACCTCAATTGGATCGGCATGCCCACCAAAG TCTTCAACGTGGGAGAGTATCGCAGAGAAGCAGTCAAGAACTACAGCTCGTATGACTTCTTCAAGGCTGACAACGAGAGTGCcttgaagatcagaca ACAATGTGCCTTAGCAGCTCTGAGGGACGTTAAGTCTTACCTGACAGAGGAGGGAGGCCAGGTTGCAGTCTTCGATGCCACCAACACCACTCGTGACAGACGAGACATGATCCTGGACTTTGGCAGTGAGAACGGCTTCAAG atctTCTTCATCGAGTCAGTGTGTGATGATCCCAGCGTCATCGCCACAAATATCATG GAAGTGAAGGTGTCCTGCCCAGACTACCAGGACTGCAACAAGACAGACGCCATGGAAGATTTCCATAAGAGGATAGAGTGTTACAGGGTTCACTACGCACCCCTGGACCCAGACCAGTACGACAG GAGCCTGTCCTTCATCAAGGTGATAGATGTAGGCAGAAGGTTCCTGGTGAACCGGATCCAGGACCACGTCCAGAGTAAGATCGTCTACTACCTGATGAACATCCACGTCCAGCCCAGAGTCATCTACCTGTGTCGCCATGGAGAGAGCATGCACAACCTGCAGGGACGCCTGGGGGGAGACTCAGGGCTGTCGCCAAGGGGGAGAAAG TTTTCTGGGGCGTTGTCGATGTTTGTTAACGAGCAGAACTTGACGGATCTGAAGGTGTGGACCAATCAGATGTGTTGCAGCATCCAGACTGCTGAGAGCCTGGGAGTGCCCTACGAACAGTGGAAGGCCCTTAACGAGATAGACGCT GGGGTGTGTGAGGAGATGACGTACGATGAGGTGAAGGAGAAGTACCCTGAGGAGTTTGCTCTGAGAGACCAGGACAAGTATTACTACCGCTACCCCACAGGAGAG tcctatCAGGACCTGGTCCAGCGGGTGGAGCCAGTGATCATGGAGCTGGAGAGACAGGAGAACGTTCTAGTTATCTGTCACCAGGCTGTAATGCGCTGTCTCCTGGCTTACTTCCTGGATAAGAGTGCAGAAGAGATGCCCTACCTGAAGTGTCCCCTCCACACGGTGCTGAAGCTCACCCCCATTGCCTATG GCTGCAAGGTAGAGTCCATCTCGCTCAACGTGGAAGCAGTGAacacccacagagagagaccagaggagatgAAGAAGAATCCTGGGACTCTGATCAGGAGGAACAGTGTGACCCCCCTGACCAGCCCCGAACCCAACATCAAGAAACCCCGCATCGACGGCCTGGACGAATCCCTCCAGGAGCTGCCCCCCTCGCCCATGTCCCTCTGTACTCCTTCCCACCTCACCTTGGCCGGGCag AACATGAAGAGAAAGTCCAACAATCGCCATGAGATCCTGCAGCTCTGCTAA
- the LOC135514888 gene encoding splicing factor 45-like, whose amino-acid sequence MSLYDDMGVGSATSDTKTEGWSKNFKLLQSQLKVKKAALTQAKTQRMKQGTVLAPVIDLKRGGSADDRQIIDTPPHIAAGLKDTAPSGFPSGDALIPLADEYDPMFPNDYEKVVKRHREERQRQREQERLKEIEDREKKRKDRHEGSSAPSGFSRFPTAEGESDEEEEDYEKEKRKRSMGGAAIAPPSSLVDSRDSSSYSYEDEMRPSRGSKAAIPPPMYEDSERPRSPPGGPTNSFLANMGGTVAHKIMQKYGFREGQGLGKHEQGLSTALSVEKTSKRGGKIIIGDATEKTPGSSSQTAAAEPLGWGSASIVDPSKKSEANPLTEILKCPTKVVLLRNMVGRGEVDEDLEGETKEECEKYGKVIKCVIFEIAQVTDDEAVRIFLEFERVESAIKAVVDLNGRFFGGRVVKACFYNQDKFRVLDLGEQM is encoded by the exons ATGTCGCTTTACGACGACATGGGTGTCGGGAGTGCGACCAGTGACACCAAGACCGAGGGCTGGTCCAAGAATTTTAAGCTACTGCAATCACAGCTGAAAGTAAAGAAGGCAGCTCTGACTCAGGCTAAG ACTCAGCGGATGAAGCAGGGTACTGTCCTGGCACCAGTTATTGACTTAAAGAGAGGAGGTTCGGCTGATGACAGACAGATAATAGACACACCCCCACACATTGCAGCAGGACTCAAG GACACAGCACCCAGCGGGTTCCCCTCGGGGGATGCGCTAATCCCCCTGGCTGATGAGTATGACCCCATGTTCCCCAACGACTACGAGAAGGTGGTGAAGAGACACCgtgaggagaggcagaggcagagagagcaggaACGACTGAaggagatagaggacagagagaa GAAGAGGAAGGACAGACACGAGGGCAGCAGCGCTCCAAGTGGATTCTCCCGCTTCCCCACGGCAGAGGGAGAgtctgatgaggaggaggaggactatgagaaggagaagaggaaaagGA GTATGGGTGGAGCAGCCATCGCCCCACCCTCCTCACTCGTGGATAGTAGAGACA GCTCGTCATACTCCTATGAGGATGAGATGCGACCCTCCCGTGGTTCTAAAGCAGCCATCCCTCCCCCCATGTACGAGGACTCCGAACGCCCCCGCTCACCACCTGGCGGTCCCACCAACTCATTCCTGGCCAACATGGG AGGGACCGTGGCCCATAAGATCATGCAGAAGTATGGCTTCCGGGAGGGCCAGGGGCTGGGCAAACACGAGCAGGGTCTCAGCACGGCCCTGTCTGTAGAGAAGACCAGCAAGCGGGGTGGCAAGATCATCATAGGAGACGCCACTGAGAAGA CACCAGGATCCAGTAGCCAGACGGCAGCAGCTGAGCCTTTAGGCTGGGGCTCGGCTTCAATAG TGGACCCCTCCAAGAAGTCAGAGgccaaccccctcacagagatCCTCAAATGCCCCACCAAAGTCGtgctgctacgg aacaTGGTGGgcagaggagaggtggatgaaGATTTGGAAGGGGAGACCAAAGAAGAGTGTGAGAAATACGGCAAGGTCATCAAGTGTGTCATCTTTGAG ATTGCTCAGGTGACAGACGATGAAGCAGTGAGGATATTTCTGGAGTTTGAGAGAGTTGAGTCAGCCATCAAAG CTGTGGTGGATCTGAACGGGAGGTTCTTTGGTGGTCGGGTGGTAAAAGCATGTTTCTATAACCAGGATAAGTTCAGAGTGTTGGACCTGGGAGAGCAGATGTGA